A portion of the Thermosediminibacter oceani DSM 16646 genome contains these proteins:
- a CDS encoding DNA methyltransferase encodes MEYVAVEGVEVPRFVNEFWTSRQRQASSIHEISYRACFKPQLPSFFIQLLTGEGDVVYDPFSGRGTTVVEAGLLGRRVISNDINPLSEILCRPRFFIPSPDEVEERLRQVPINTGARAEMDLSMFYHPDTEAEIVSLRNYLNKRRQEGTEDDVDRWIRMVATSRLTGHSRGFFSVYTLPPNQAVTPERQAKINERLGQKPEYRDTRAIIMKKTKSLLGRLERREKLNLLKAGRSALFLSCDARHTPGIESGSVDLTVTSPPFLDVVDYASDNWLRCWFNGIDPNDIAKRITVARDLSDWCGIMQEVFFELYRVTAPGGWVAFEVGEVRRGSINLDEHVVPLGLRAGFECPGIVVNQQHFTKTSHIWGIDNNSYGTNTNRIVLFYKG; translated from the coding sequence ATCGAATACGTCGCCGTCGAGGGGGTAGAAGTACCCCGGTTCGTAAACGAATTCTGGACATCCAGGCAGAGGCAGGCTTCTTCCATCCATGAGATCTCCTACAGGGCCTGCTTTAAACCCCAGCTTCCTTCCTTTTTCATCCAGCTTCTCACCGGCGAGGGGGACGTGGTGTACGACCCCTTCAGCGGGCGCGGCACCACGGTGGTGGAGGCGGGGCTCTTGGGAAGAAGGGTTATATCCAACGATATAAACCCTCTCAGCGAAATCCTGTGCCGCCCCAGGTTCTTTATCCCGTCGCCGGATGAGGTGGAAGAAAGGCTCCGGCAGGTGCCGATTAATACCGGAGCCCGGGCGGAAATGGACCTTTCGATGTTTTACCACCCGGATACCGAGGCGGAAATAGTCTCCTTAAGGAATTACCTCAACAAGAGAAGGCAGGAGGGGACGGAAGACGACGTTGACCGCTGGATAAGGATGGTGGCCACCAGCAGGCTGACGGGGCATTCGCGCGGCTTTTTTTCGGTCTATACATTGCCACCCAACCAGGCCGTGACCCCCGAAAGGCAGGCAAAGATAAACGAGAGACTGGGGCAGAAGCCCGAGTACCGGGATACCAGGGCCATCATCATGAAAAAGACGAAAAGCCTTCTCGGGAGGCTTGAACGCAGGGAAAAGCTAAACCTTTTAAAGGCCGGCAGATCGGCGCTCTTTTTGAGCTGTGACGCCCGACACACACCCGGGATCGAATCCGGGTCGGTGGATCTTACGGTCACTTCCCCTCCTTTCCTCGATGTGGTGGATTACGCCTCCGACAACTGGCTTCGCTGCTGGTTTAACGGTATAGACCCCAACGACATCGCAAAGAGGATAACGGTGGCCCGGGATCTTTCAGACTGGTGCGGCATAATGCAGGAGGTGTTTTTCGAGCTTTACAGGGTAACGGCGCCGGGGGGATGGGTGGCCTTCGAGGTCGGAGAAGTGCGAAGGGGGTCCATCAACCTGGACGAGCACGTGGTGCCGCTGGGGCTGAGAGCCGGATTCGAATGCCCGGGCATAGTGGTCAACCAGCAGCACTTTACCAAGACATCCCATATATGGGGCATAGATAACAACAGTTACGGGACCAATACCAACCGGATCGTGCTTTTTTACAAGGGTTGA
- a CDS encoding FAD-dependent oxidoreductase has translation MYPAEVLEKMKEIVDNCMGDAPAYCVATCPMHTDARGYIKLISEGRYKEAIKLIREKLFLPATLGRICAHPCEQKCKRNEVGHQPMSIAALKRFAAEYDDPSDWDLSMEPEKDIKIAVIGSGPAGAQAAIDLRRKGYKVTIFEKLPVAGGMLRVGIPEYRLPRDILEKEYSYLTKLGIEIRLNTEVGKDVAFGDIRDNYDAVLIAVGAHRSVMLPVPGIDLKGVIPAVDFLREVSMTRKYPVGKRVAVIGGGNVAMDVARSLIRVGAKKVDVFCLEKREQMPAHSWEVEEAEEEGVVIHNGWGPKEIVGEDGKVKKIVFKACESVFDKEGRFNPCYDESKLYEIEADNVVLAVGQTADSSFLADTGIELLKNGKVKADPVTLETSLKGVFAAGDAVGRPLFAIEAMAEGRKAAVSIDRYLKGEDLRAGREFEGAYETWLEKDVSAEQFLPRVQTMKLSPEERIKGFMEVDLGFTEEMARKEAERCLQCECRLCVKECLMLQDFTHCPKELFKEILDTGKVNPLVPYSCNMCNKCTLECPKEFRLADRFSEIRKELVKQGIGPLKQHRPILMHQKFSFSRIFNVTLPDKKAGFTRRIFYPGCSLPSYNPEAVGRIYEYLKEKLPGTGAILKCCGKPTKALGQEELFKQRSAMVVEEVRRLGAEEVITACQSCYKTLSEYLPKHIPGIKVRSLWVVLKEIGLPEKARGIAKNSGMTVAIHDSCVTRDVPEIHDAVRFIVSELGYGIEELPNSRGNTRCCGYGGMVVPANPELAKRVMQRRANEAKCEYIATYCAACRASMVMGGKKGLHLLDLIFGGDWRGKETPGVDSTLQSWSKRWKTKKILTRIANKK, from the coding sequence ATGTATCCCGCTGAAGTTCTGGAAAAAATGAAAGAAATAGTTGACAACTGTATGGGTGACGCTCCGGCGTACTGCGTGGCGACCTGCCCCATGCACACCGACGCCAGGGGCTACATCAAACTGATTTCCGAAGGCAGGTATAAAGAAGCTATTAAGCTTATCAGGGAAAAACTGTTTCTCCCGGCTACGCTGGGGAGGATCTGCGCTCATCCCTGTGAACAAAAATGCAAGCGCAATGAGGTGGGGCATCAGCCCATGTCAATAGCCGCCCTGAAGCGGTTTGCCGCCGAATACGACGACCCCTCCGATTGGGATCTTTCCATGGAGCCGGAAAAGGACATTAAGATTGCAGTAATAGGGTCCGGCCCCGCGGGAGCCCAGGCAGCTATCGATTTGAGGAGGAAGGGGTATAAGGTCACCATTTTCGAAAAGCTTCCGGTGGCAGGAGGCATGCTCAGAGTAGGAATACCCGAGTACAGGCTACCCCGGGACATCCTAGAAAAGGAATACAGCTACCTGACGAAACTCGGGATCGAGATCCGCCTCAACACCGAAGTGGGTAAGGACGTAGCTTTTGGCGATATCAGGGATAATTACGATGCGGTGCTTATCGCCGTCGGAGCCCACAGGAGCGTTATGCTTCCGGTACCGGGTATAGACCTGAAGGGGGTCATACCCGCCGTGGATTTCCTGAGGGAGGTCAGCATGACCCGAAAGTACCCGGTGGGAAAGCGGGTTGCTGTGATCGGCGGCGGCAACGTGGCCATGGACGTGGCCCGGAGCCTCATAAGAGTCGGGGCGAAGAAGGTCGACGTTTTCTGCCTTGAAAAAAGGGAACAGATGCCGGCCCACTCCTGGGAAGTTGAGGAGGCAGAAGAAGAGGGTGTTGTCATCCACAACGGCTGGGGACCAAAAGAAATAGTAGGTGAAGACGGCAAAGTTAAGAAAATCGTTTTCAAGGCCTGCGAGTCGGTCTTCGACAAAGAAGGCCGTTTCAACCCCTGCTACGACGAGTCCAAGCTTTATGAAATCGAAGCCGACAACGTGGTACTGGCCGTAGGCCAGACCGCGGACAGCTCGTTTTTGGCAGATACCGGCATAGAGCTTTTGAAAAACGGCAAGGTCAAAGCGGACCCGGTTACACTGGAAACATCGCTGAAAGGCGTGTTTGCCGCAGGAGATGCGGTGGGAAGGCCGCTTTTTGCCATTGAAGCTATGGCCGAAGGCAGAAAGGCGGCGGTTTCCATAGACCGATATTTGAAGGGGGAGGACCTGCGCGCGGGAAGGGAATTCGAGGGAGCTTACGAGACCTGGCTCGAAAAGGACGTTTCCGCCGAGCAGTTTCTGCCGAGGGTCCAGACCATGAAGCTTTCGCCGGAGGAAAGGATAAAGGGCTTCATGGAGGTGGACCTGGGTTTTACCGAGGAGATGGCCAGGAAAGAAGCCGAAAGGTGCCTCCAGTGCGAGTGCCGCCTCTGCGTTAAGGAATGTCTAATGCTGCAGGATTTCACCCACTGCCCCAAGGAACTGTTTAAGGAAATTCTCGATACTGGCAAGGTCAACCCGCTGGTGCCGTACTCCTGTAATATGTGCAACAAGTGTACCCTCGAGTGCCCGAAGGAGTTCAGGCTGGCGGACAGGTTCAGCGAAATAAGAAAGGAACTGGTGAAGCAGGGCATAGGCCCCCTGAAACAGCACAGACCTATCCTGATGCATCAAAAGTTCAGTTTCTCCAGGATTTTCAACGTAACTTTACCGGATAAAAAGGCGGGCTTTACCAGGCGCATTTTCTATCCGGGATGCAGCCTGCCTTCCTACAACCCCGAGGCCGTGGGCAGGATCTACGAGTACCTGAAGGAAAAGCTGCCCGGAACCGGCGCCATCCTGAAATGCTGCGGCAAGCCCACCAAGGCTTTGGGCCAGGAAGAGCTCTTTAAACAGCGGTCAGCTATGGTGGTGGAAGAAGTAAGGAGGCTGGGGGCTGAAGAGGTTATCACCGCCTGCCAGTCCTGCTATAAGACCCTTTCCGAATACCTGCCCAAGCACATACCGGGGATAAAAGTGAGGTCTCTGTGGGTGGTGCTGAAGGAAATAGGCCTGCCCGAAAAGGCAAGGGGCATTGCGAAGAACAGTGGAATGACAGTAGCCATCCACGATTCCTGCGTGACCCGCGATGTGCCGGAAATTCACGACGCGGTAAGGTTTATAGTGAGCGAGCTGGGCTACGGGATAGAAGAGCTCCCCAACAGCCGGGGAAACACCCGATGCTGCGGGTACGGCGGGATGGTGGTGCCGGCCAATCCCGAACTGGCAAAGCGGGTGATGCAAAGGAGAGCGAATGAGGCAAAATGCGAATATATAGCCACATACTGTGCCGCCTGCCGCGCTTCCATGGTGATGGGCGGCAAGAAGGGACTGCACCTTCTCGATCTTATATTCGGAGGTGATTGGAGAGGGAAAGAGACGCCGGGGGTCGATTCGACGCTCCAGAGCTGGAGCAAGAGGTGGAAAACCAAGAAGATCCTCACAAGGATAGCCAATAAAAAATAA
- a CDS encoding ABC transporter permease — MERRFVNLLLHAAIGVMIFPMAVLVLWAFAREWPWPHLFPTGFSVRGWVHLLNPCTGVLPVLLYSVLLSSVVAFLTVIFSLPAARALAFHEFRGKRAIEIFVLSPMVIPTTAIAMGIHVNFIRIGLADTFWGVVLAHLLLCLPYGIKILTGVFEALGDRIEQQARVLGAGWLETYIYVTLPLISPGLVTAGIMAFVVSFSQYFLTFLIGGGRVVTFSMLLFPFIQGGDRHLSAVFSLAFIGTVLIWVFALEALVKRWVKKGQYFYT; from the coding sequence ATGGAAAGAAGATTTGTCAACCTGCTGCTTCACGCCGCAATAGGGGTCATGATCTTCCCCATGGCGGTGCTGGTGCTCTGGGCCTTCGCCAGGGAATGGCCCTGGCCCCACCTTTTTCCCACGGGCTTTTCGGTGAGAGGATGGGTTCACCTGTTAAATCCCTGCACAGGGGTCCTGCCGGTGCTGCTTTACAGCGTGCTGCTCTCTTCGGTGGTGGCATTCCTCACAGTAATTTTCAGCCTTCCGGCGGCCAGGGCTCTGGCCTTTCACGAGTTCAGGGGCAAGAGAGCCATCGAGATTTTCGTGCTTTCACCCATGGTTATCCCCACGACGGCCATTGCCATGGGAATCCATGTGAATTTCATTCGCATAGGTCTTGCTGACACCTTCTGGGGTGTGGTGCTGGCCCACCTCCTGCTATGCCTGCCTTACGGGATAAAGATTTTGACCGGTGTGTTCGAAGCACTGGGCGACAGGATAGAGCAGCAGGCTAGGGTTTTGGGGGCCGGCTGGCTTGAGACTTACATCTACGTAACTTTGCCGCTTATATCCCCGGGGCTTGTAACCGCCGGCATAATGGCCTTCGTCGTTTCTTTCAGCCAGTATTTCCTCACCTTCCTCATCGGCGGAGGCCGGGTGGTGACGTTTTCAATGCTGCTCTTCCCCTTCATACAGGGGGGAGACCGGCACCTGAGCGCCGTCTTCAGCCTGGCCTTTATCGGCACCGTCCTCATCTGGGTTTTCGCCCTGGAGGCGCTGGTTAAAAGATGGGTCAAAAAGGGACAGTATTTTTATACGTGA
- a CDS encoding TVP38/TMEM64 family protein, which translates to MSQKVVRMHGSGKDGRMKLLITVACIAVVAFVLKKLGVVQYLSLENTAKLKDWIAGYGALGPVIYIALFVTACIFFLPGLPIGVLGGVAFGPVKGALFASIGATLGATAAFLIARYAARSMVESWVEKNPQLKKLDEGVRQQGWRMLMITRLVPIFPFNLQNYAYGLTDIPLLTYIVVSFLCMLPGTIAYTFAGGTLTSGGDIKKILTYLGIAAVFFVMLSLIPGWIRKKHGGNLGI; encoded by the coding sequence ATGAGTCAAAAAGTGGTCAGAATGCATGGTTCCGGAAAGGACGGCCGGATGAAGCTGCTCATTACCGTGGCATGCATAGCAGTTGTCGCTTTTGTCTTAAAAAAGTTGGGCGTTGTCCAGTACTTAAGCCTTGAAAACACGGCGAAGCTGAAGGACTGGATCGCCGGTTACGGGGCGCTGGGGCCCGTAATATACATCGCGCTTTTCGTCACAGCCTGTATTTTCTTCCTGCCCGGATTGCCCATTGGAGTACTGGGGGGTGTAGCCTTCGGCCCCGTCAAAGGTGCCCTTTTTGCGTCGATTGGGGCAACGCTGGGGGCTACGGCGGCCTTCCTGATAGCCAGGTATGCGGCGCGGAGCATGGTGGAAAGCTGGGTGGAGAAAAACCCACAGCTGAAAAAGCTGGATGAGGGCGTGAGGCAGCAGGGCTGGCGGATGCTCATGATAACGCGACTCGTGCCGATCTTTCCCTTCAACCTGCAGAACTACGCCTACGGCCTGACCGATATTCCGCTTTTGACCTATATTGTGGTATCATTCTTATGTATGCTGCCCGGCACCATAGCATATACTTTCGCTGGAGGCACTCTCACCAGCGGCGGGGACATAAAGAAGATTTTGACCTACCTGGGTATTGCGGCGGTATTTTTCGTGATGCTTTCCCTGATCCCCGGCTGGATCAGGAAAAAACACGGCGGAAACCTGGGCATTTAG
- a CDS encoding CDP-alcohol phosphatidyltransferase family protein produces MLDTGARKFFQPYFTKLARMLVWLGLTPNAVTAAAFAMGLLGAAALYFDLREEALVLLWLSGLADVLDGTVARLTGRSSPFGALLDLIFDRIVEMGYITVMAARMPEARMASIFLLCSIIFSFSVFLASGALISKKTEKAFYYQPGLAERTETFLVFSLAILMPQSTALIFNIFTAMIVFTGIQRMAEVYGYLKKLQG; encoded by the coding sequence TTGCTTGATACAGGAGCGAGAAAGTTTTTCCAACCGTATTTTACGAAGCTGGCCCGGATGCTCGTTTGGCTTGGGTTGACCCCCAATGCCGTTACCGCGGCAGCTTTCGCGATGGGGCTTTTGGGCGCGGCGGCACTCTACTTCGACCTGCGGGAGGAGGCGTTAGTGCTGCTTTGGCTTTCAGGGCTTGCCGACGTGCTCGACGGCACCGTGGCCAGGCTGACCGGCAGGAGCTCCCCCTTCGGGGCGCTGCTGGACCTCATCTTTGACAGGATCGTTGAGATGGGATATATAACCGTTATGGCGGCCCGGATGCCGGAAGCTCGGATGGCCTCCATATTTCTCCTATGTTCCATAATATTTAGCTTTTCCGTATTTCTGGCATCGGGGGCATTAATATCAAAAAAGACCGAGAAAGCCTTTTACTATCAGCCGGGACTTGCCGAGAGAACAGAAACTTTTTTGGTTTTCTCCCTGGCAATACTAATGCCGCAAAGCACGGCGCTGATTTTCAACATCTTCACCGCCATGATCGTGTTTACAGGGATTCAGCGAATGGCAGAGGTTTACGGGTATCTTAAAAAACTTCAGGGGTGA
- a CDS encoding ABC transporter substrate-binding protein translates to MVRKALIIVLVAVLVVAAGLAGCDTKEVKDTGDIQKKSWEQILAEARGTTVNFYGWGGDQRINKWLDEVVAPRLEDKYGIKLNRVGMDIDEILNKLLGEKQAGREKGSIDVVWINGENFYTARKNGLLFGPFTSMLPNFQKYVNPDDPEVKNDFGYPIEGYEAPYGRAQLVLTYDSTRLPESEVPKDHKALLELAKKYPGRITYPAPPDFTGSAFVRNIICDVIGRDKLEGLDPGDKKAVEEAISPAIEYLRELKLYLWKNGESYPATLAQLNNMFADGEVLISMDYAPYAAAGKVKTGEFPPTVRSFVFEKGTLGNTHYLAIPFNAPNKAAALVFINYILSPEVQASKNDPANWGDLPVIDFDRLSTEERKLFEDIKLGEAALPGDYLQAHRLAEPDASLIPVIEEIWVEKVLKEGK, encoded by the coding sequence TTGGTGAGGAAGGCGTTAATTATTGTTCTTGTCGCGGTGCTCGTTGTGGCCGCGGGGCTTGCCGGATGCGACACGAAGGAAGTGAAAGACACCGGGGACATTCAAAAAAAGAGCTGGGAGCAAATCCTCGCCGAAGCCAGGGGCACGACGGTGAATTTTTACGGCTGGGGCGGGGACCAGAGGATAAACAAATGGCTGGATGAAGTGGTGGCGCCCCGGTTGGAGGATAAATACGGCATAAAACTGAACCGGGTGGGTATGGATATAGATGAAATCCTGAATAAACTCTTGGGGGAGAAGCAGGCGGGCAGGGAAAAGGGTTCCATAGACGTGGTGTGGATCAACGGCGAAAACTTCTACACCGCCCGCAAAAACGGGCTCCTTTTCGGGCCCTTCACGTCAATGCTGCCCAATTTCCAAAAATACGTGAATCCCGACGACCCGGAAGTGAAAAATGATTTCGGCTATCCCATTGAAGGTTACGAGGCACCTTACGGCAGAGCTCAGCTTGTGCTGACCTACGACAGCACCAGGCTCCCGGAAAGCGAAGTTCCCAAAGACCACAAGGCACTCCTGGAGCTTGCGAAAAAATACCCGGGCAGGATAACTTACCCGGCGCCGCCGGATTTTACGGGCAGCGCTTTTGTCAGGAATATAATATGCGATGTCATCGGCAGGGACAAACTTGAGGGCCTTGATCCCGGGGATAAAAAAGCGGTGGAAGAAGCTATTTCCCCGGCGATAGAGTACCTGAGAGAATTAAAGCTGTATCTTTGGAAAAACGGCGAAAGCTACCCCGCCACTTTAGCGCAGCTAAATAACATGTTCGCCGACGGCGAGGTCCTTATTTCCATGGATTACGCTCCTTACGCGGCGGCCGGCAAGGTTAAAACCGGCGAGTTTCCGCCTACGGTCAGGAGTTTCGTCTTCGAAAAGGGCACCCTGGGCAACACCCACTACCTGGCCATACCCTTCAACGCACCCAATAAAGCGGCTGCCCTGGTGTTCATAAACTATATTCTGAGCCCGGAGGTGCAGGCGTCTAAAAACGACCCGGCCAACTGGGGCGACCTGCCGGTAATCGATTTTGACCGGCTTTCAACCGAGGAAAGAAAACTCTTTGAAGACATAAAATTGGGGGAGGCGGCGCTGCCGGGGGATTATCTCCAGGCCCACCGGTTGGCCGAACCGGATGCGTCGCTAATACCGGTAATCGAGGAAATATGGGTAGAAAAAGTGCTTAAAGAGGGAAAGTAA
- a CDS encoding ABC transporter permease, with protein sequence MNGERLRPYVMLAPVLLVEAWLIFTGIHTAFEQSLGHFPAAGLSGYSLKFYIAVLKNPDFLKSLVFSFYVAFVSSALAVILGIFLAVLLVHSPRKENLSNYLYRLPIIVPHTIAVLLVLSILSSSGILPRLLYALGLLSAENAFPGMVFDRAGIGVILTYLWKGTPFATFMVYTILKNTNPGLFEAALSLGAGRWEAFYYVVLPLLKPAVIPSFLFLFAYAFGSWEVPYLIGPTHPRALPVLAYTYYVSPELSARPYAMAVNMVMVAVSFILIYIYSRQMARAGW encoded by the coding sequence GTGAACGGTGAAAGGTTAAGGCCGTACGTCATGCTTGCGCCCGTTCTGCTGGTAGAGGCATGGCTCATATTTACGGGGATACACACCGCTTTTGAGCAGAGCCTGGGCCATTTCCCCGCTGCGGGGCTTAGCGGTTACAGCCTGAAGTTTTACATCGCGGTCCTGAAGAACCCGGATTTTTTGAAAAGCCTTGTTTTTTCGTTCTACGTGGCTTTTGTTTCTTCGGCGCTGGCCGTTATCCTGGGGATATTTCTGGCGGTGCTGCTCGTTCACAGTCCCCGAAAGGAAAACTTGAGCAATTACCTTTACAGGCTGCCAATAATAGTGCCTCATACCATCGCGGTACTGCTGGTGCTGAGCATATTATCGAGCAGCGGCATCCTGCCCAGGTTGCTTTACGCCCTGGGGCTGCTGAGCGCCGAAAACGCTTTCCCCGGTATGGTGTTCGACAGGGCGGGCATCGGGGTGATACTGACCTACTTATGGAAGGGCACACCTTTTGCTACCTTTATGGTCTACACCATCCTGAAAAATACCAACCCGGGGCTGTTTGAAGCGGCGTTGAGTCTGGGCGCCGGCAGGTGGGAGGCATTTTACTATGTGGTGCTGCCGCTCTTAAAGCCGGCTGTAATTCCTTCGTTCCTTTTTCTGTTCGCCTACGCCTTCGGGTCCTGGGAGGTTCCCTACCTGATAGGGCCCACCCACCCCAGGGCGCTGCCGGTGCTGGCATACACTTATTACGTGAGCCCCGAGCTATCGGCAAGGCCCTATGCGATGGCGGTGAACATGGTGATGGTGGCGGTTTCCTTCATACTGATATACATTTACAGCAGGCAGATGGCGAGGGCCGGGTGGTAA
- a CDS encoding ABC transporter ATP-binding protein, protein MAEIRVENVSKAFGGEKIIKDISFEVAGGQLLSLLGPSGAGKTTLLKIIAGLLKPDAGEIYFDGVPVVKVPVEKRGAVLVFQDYLLFPHMTVEQNVAFGLRMAGVPRYKRARIVAEMLALVDMKGYEHKYPHELSGGQKQRVALARALAVKPRVLLLDEPFSNLDPRLRESMREFTRDLQRRMEMTTILVTHDWEEAFMMSDRIAVLIDGSIKQVGTPEEVYFRPASLEVAEFLGDKKNYVKGMVKNGVFFCPLGNLPAPQAADGDYTAVIRPEHVRISPGGERAGWTICDTRFAGGCVYYRVFREGLSLLCAADNTVIYRPGEKVDVSVDFSKAILFRTGFD, encoded by the coding sequence ATGGCCGAGATAAGAGTGGAAAATGTGAGCAAGGCTTTCGGAGGAGAAAAAATCATTAAGGATATAAGTTTTGAGGTGGCCGGCGGGCAGCTCCTATCACTTTTAGGCCCTTCGGGAGCCGGCAAGACTACGCTTTTGAAGATAATAGCCGGGCTTTTAAAGCCCGACGCCGGTGAAATCTACTTCGACGGCGTCCCGGTAGTGAAGGTGCCGGTGGAAAAGAGGGGAGCCGTGCTCGTTTTTCAGGACTACCTGCTCTTTCCCCACATGACCGTAGAGCAAAACGTGGCCTTCGGCCTCAGGATGGCCGGAGTTCCCCGCTATAAAAGGGCAAGGATAGTAGCCGAGATGCTCGCCCTGGTGGACATGAAGGGATACGAACACAAATACCCCCACGAACTTTCCGGAGGCCAAAAGCAACGGGTTGCCCTGGCGAGAGCCTTGGCGGTGAAGCCGCGCGTGCTTCTTTTAGACGAACCTTTTTCCAACCTGGACCCGCGCCTCAGGGAATCCATGAGGGAGTTCACCCGGGACCTTCAGCGCAGAATGGAGATGACCACCATCCTGGTGACCCACGACTGGGAAGAGGCCTTCATGATGTCCGACAGGATAGCGGTGCTGATTGACGGCTCGATAAAGCAGGTGGGCACTCCCGAGGAAGTGTATTTCAGGCCGGCATCCCTGGAAGTGGCCGAGTTTCTCGGCGACAAAAAAAATTACGTGAAGGGCATGGTCAAAAACGGCGTTTTTTTCTGTCCTCTTGGAAATTTGCCCGCACCGCAGGCAGCCGACGGAGATTATACGGCAGTGATAAGGCCCGAACACGTGAGAATTTCACCGGGAGGCGAAAGGGCGGGCTGGACGATATGCGATACGCGGTTCGCCGGGGGGTGCGTCTACTACAGGGTGTTTCGGGAAGGCCTTTCGCTTTTGTGCGCCGCGGATAACACCGTGATTTACAGGCCGGGTGAGAAGGTGGATGTATCGGTGGATTTTTCAAAAGCAATACTCTTTAGGACGGGCTTTGATTAA
- a CDS encoding sulfurtransferase, which produces MRKIVALALILLLAVSLAACSQQKSATAPAKFLTGKEKGYANPEAIITPQELKELIDKNAVKIIDARPEDRYAKEHIPGAVRAWRNEYNDPTHKYEGMRATPEQFAQLMSKLGIANGDLVVVYGDAEKHSPADAARVWWLFKLYGDNKVRILDGGIEAWKAAGFETTKELPQVTETKYEVKVDTSLLAEVEDVLAGQNNPDVIILDTREEAEFLGKQKVKGAARAGRIPGAVWLYWGDALNEDKTLKSYDELKKLYEEKGVTPDKTVIPYCQSAVRSAHATFVMTELLGYKNVKNYDGSWVEWSQRTDLPIETGEPKN; this is translated from the coding sequence ATGAGGAAGATTGTAGCATTGGCGCTCATCCTTTTGCTGGCCGTCAGCCTTGCGGCTTGCAGCCAGCAAAAGTCCGCAACCGCACCGGCAAAGTTTTTAACCGGTAAGGAAAAGGGATATGCCAATCCGGAGGCCATAATAACCCCGCAGGAACTGAAGGAGCTTATTGATAAGAACGCAGTCAAAATTATCGACGCAAGGCCTGAGGACCGCTATGCAAAAGAGCACATACCCGGAGCCGTAAGGGCCTGGAGGAACGAATACAACGATCCTACCCACAAATACGAGGGTATGAGGGCTACACCCGAACAGTTTGCCCAACTTATGAGTAAGCTCGGTATCGCCAACGGAGACCTGGTGGTAGTTTACGGGGATGCGGAAAAACACTCGCCCGCCGACGCTGCGAGAGTATGGTGGCTGTTCAAGCTCTACGGCGACAACAAAGTAAGAATCTTAGACGGCGGAATTGAAGCCTGGAAGGCGGCCGGATTCGAGACTACTAAAGAGTTGCCCCAGGTGACCGAGACCAAATACGAGGTAAAGGTCGACACTTCACTGCTGGCGGAAGTGGAAGACGTGCTGGCGGGCCAAAACAACCCCGACGTGATAATTCTAGATACCCGAGAAGAGGCAGAGTTCTTAGGAAAGCAGAAAGTTAAAGGTGCCGCCAGGGCCGGAAGAATTCCTGGTGCTGTATGGCTCTACTGGGGTGACGCCCTCAACGAGGACAAGACCCTGAAAAGCTACGACGAGCTGAAGAAACTTTATGAAGAGAAAGGTGTGACACCGGACAAGACCGTAATACCCTACTGCCAGTCCGCTGTGCGTTCGGCCCACGCCACCTTCGTTATGACCGAACTTTTAGGCTACAAGAACGTTAAAAATTACGACGGCTCTTGGGTAGAGTGGAGCCAGCGCACGGACCTGCCTATCGAAACCGGAGAACCCAAGAACTAA